Proteins found in one Pongo pygmaeus isolate AG05252 chromosome 8, NHGRI_mPonPyg2-v2.0_pri, whole genome shotgun sequence genomic segment:
- the MRLN gene encoding myoregulin, which yields MTGKNWILISTTTPKSLEDEIVGRLLKILFVIFVDLISIIYVVITS from the coding sequence ATGACTGGTAAAAACTGGATATTAATTTCTACTACTACTCCCAAAAGTCTAGAAGATGAAATTGTGGGAAGACTtctaaaaattttgtttgttatCTTTGTTGACTTAATTTCTATTATATATGTTGTGATAACTTCTTAG